From Pseudodesulfovibrio sp. JC047, one genomic window encodes:
- a CDS encoding APC family permease, translating to MSQDEHLKLEKSLSPAQVWALALGSIVGWGCFVLPGDMFLPQAGPLGTLIGFLVGACLLCFVAVCYSYMIKYAPVAGGAFAYAYVGFGPTAAFICGWALVLGYIAIIGIDIAALALIFRFLFPGVFEFGALYSIAGWDVYTGEVLLMSGATLLFGWLNYRGISFAGKLQVVLAFLLTVGIVGLFSGASTLETASIGNLVPLFAEHRSVLSCVLLIFAISPFLFVGFDTVPQAAEEFSFDPARARNIMIIAILCGVVLYSLVTLSVAIVIPYPEMLAKMDAIRASGGTAWATGEAATMAFGKFGATVLACAVMGAVCTGINGFYIATSRLLLSMARGGILPSWFGDIHPTYRSPYKAILFTIGIVLLTPFAGRAVVVWIVDMSSVGTGIGYLFTCLAARRVLLGSPEVSERAVRMFCCIMGTLTAVMCIVLLLVPGSPASIGVASRWCLVVWVSLGVFFYFSNKSEWAKLPEADLRAQILGRRDIPVFFKSREPRPQLQEQSSSVE from the coding sequence ATGTCTCAAGACGAACATTTGAAATTGGAAAAATCGCTTTCCCCGGCACAAGTGTGGGCGTTGGCGCTTGGATCGATCGTTGGCTGGGGCTGTTTTGTCTTACCTGGTGATATGTTTTTGCCTCAGGCCGGTCCGTTGGGAACCCTGATTGGTTTTCTGGTTGGGGCCTGCCTGCTGTGTTTTGTCGCGGTTTGCTATAGTTATATGATCAAGTACGCTCCCGTTGCCGGTGGAGCTTTTGCCTATGCCTATGTTGGCTTCGGTCCGACAGCCGCCTTTATTTGCGGTTGGGCACTTGTCCTTGGATATATTGCCATCATCGGTATTGATATCGCCGCCCTTGCGCTTATCTTTCGTTTTCTTTTCCCGGGTGTTTTTGAATTCGGGGCATTGTATTCCATCGCTGGATGGGACGTCTATACGGGCGAAGTCCTGCTCATGTCCGGTGCGACCCTGTTGTTTGGCTGGTTGAATTATCGTGGGATCAGTTTTGCCGGTAAGTTGCAGGTCGTCCTTGCCTTTTTGTTGACGGTGGGGATTGTGGGATTGTTCTCCGGTGCAAGTACTTTGGAGACCGCCAGCATAGGCAACCTTGTTCCTCTCTTTGCTGAACACCGTTCAGTCCTGTCTTGCGTATTGCTGATTTTTGCCATTTCTCCCTTTCTTTTTGTGGGATTTGATACGGTGCCGCAGGCGGCCGAGGAGTTTTCCTTTGATCCTGCGCGTGCTCGGAATATCATGATTATAGCCATTTTGTGCGGTGTTGTTTTGTATAGCCTCGTGACATTGTCTGTCGCAATCGTCATTCCGTATCCTGAAATGCTCGCAAAGATGGACGCCATCCGTGCCAGTGGCGGGACTGCGTGGGCAACAGGCGAAGCCGCGACCATGGCTTTCGGCAAGTTTGGTGCCACAGTTTTGGCGTGCGCCGTCATGGGAGCCGTTTGCACGGGAATCAACGGTTTTTACATCGCGACGTCCCGATTGCTGCTCAGCATGGCGCGTGGTGGAATCCTGCCTTCCTGGTTTGGTGATATCCATCCCACGTATCGTTCTCCCTACAAAGCCATTTTGTTCACCATCGGAATTGTCTTGCTGACACCATTTGCCGGTCGAGCCGTTGTTGTATGGATCGTGGACATGAGTTCTGTCGGGACTGGTATCGGGTACCTTTTCACCTGCCTTGCTGCCCGTCGTGTTTTGCTTGGTAGCCCAGAGGTTTCTGAAAGAGCTGTTCGCATGTTCTGCTGCATCATGGGAACATTGACCGCTGTGATGTGTATTGTTTTGTTGCTTGTCCCCGGCTCTCCGGCTTCCATTGGTGTCGCGTCCCGTTGGTGCCTGGTTGTTTGGGTCAGTTTGGGTGTCTTCTTTTACTTTTCCAACAAGAGCGAGTGGGCGAAACTCCCTGAAGCGGATTTGCGCGCACAGATTCTTGGACGTCGGGATATCCCCGTGTTTTTCAAATCTCGAGAACCTCGGCCTCAGCTGCAGGAGCAGAGTTCTTCGGTGGAATAA
- a CDS encoding CatB-related O-acetyltransferase: protein MSKNWTQTELLHETVKNKNIIIKGKHSYYSGAWDNGFEKSCVRYLHGDEHTKGRTPPWNVDKLYVGDYVCIAAETVIIMGGNSTHRMDWFSLYPYMDHIMEAYESKGDTILNDGCWLGMRSMIMAGVEIGEGAVVASGSIVTKDVPPYAVVGGNPAKVIKYRFDEDTIKRLLALSIYDWAPEKFEAMKDYFCSMDMDALEQATKAFDRGCN from the coding sequence ATGAGTAAGAATTGGACACAGACAGAACTGTTACACGAAACAGTTAAGAACAAGAATATAATTATTAAAGGAAAACATTCTTATTATTCGGGTGCTTGGGATAATGGGTTTGAAAAATCATGTGTTCGTTACTTACATGGCGACGAGCATACCAAAGGACGAACCCCGCCTTGGAATGTCGATAAGTTATATGTAGGTGATTACGTTTGTATCGCTGCTGAAACAGTTATTATAATGGGTGGCAACTCTACGCACCGTATGGACTGGTTTAGTTTATATCCGTATATGGATCACATTATGGAAGCATACGAAAGCAAAGGCGACACAATTTTAAATGATGGTTGCTGGTTGGGTATGCGTTCTATGATTATGGCTGGCGTTGAGATTGGCGAGGGTGCTGTTGTTGCATCTGGCTCAATCGTAACTAAAGACGTTCCACCATACGCGGTAGTAGGCGGAAATCCTGCAAAAGTAATTAAGTACCGTTTCGACGAGGACACAATTAAACGCTTATTAGCATTGAGCATTTATGATTGGGCCCCGGAAAAGTTCGAAGCAATGAAAGATTATTTTTGTTCTATGGATATGGACGCATTAGAGCAAGCAACGAAAGCATTCGATCGGGGATGTAATTAG
- a CDS encoding DUF4125 family protein produces MPENIREALIEEIIHSELDMFLAVKNQGGTSICQERPESFRLMREITHGVLSDDFLHSYR; encoded by the coding sequence ATGCCAGAAAATATTCGTGAAGCACTCATCGAAGAAATCATTCATTCTGAACTGGACATGTTCCTTGCCGTAAAGAATCAGGGCGGCACCTCCATATGCCAAGAACGACCTGAATCATTTCGACTCATGCGAGAAATCACTCACGGAGTACTCTCGGACGACTTTCTTCATTCCTATCGCTGA
- a CDS encoding CobW family GTP-binding protein, with protein sequence MVHFLDTLLPPAMQANPARAAQELPRALMTRTNFIPGVRHRLGWRGVRDCAKGQGGLTVRITGMDGVYGLKLLNFSETPTMGYATFHLTYFPTATESLIESFSIQAGLIAHENDYLDRIREFPLFPDMTALFGVGVLEACFHSEESGISLTLTAPENDIVIAQDGVVLDTPTGPIHAVAPGAEDQRLPAWDIAIPFFNALAASASYCLQTAPKSLIRQTRQAMLRTYGNHTSLHSTPAPDIQDLRLGLGWHCPVPESPEFDTPDTRWTAPETMPETFADAPWLSSELPGASNSLDKRTMGITERPQLIVLTGFLGSGKTTFLARFIEEQAGKNHFVAVIQNEIGQKGLDGKLLGQTYAVTEVDEGCVCCTLAGSLRSALSGILSEFQPDFVVLETTGLANPANLLSELADLDDLLNFASVTTVLDAAGAEHTLAEFEVARSQVRLADVLLINKIDRVNEATVAALKHTLRALNPSGDLHCMTNGDIQSTLLYGVNFRKKLRRPTPHIAPMTHHATHEDDHIHSALISLDTPIDRGRFERCVTALPDQILRAKGVVRFHDAQEPEIFQYVPGSHTLIPADQPHTDCFLVLIGQNATDVAKHVQTTIIR encoded by the coding sequence ATGGTTCATTTTCTCGACACGCTTCTGCCTCCGGCCATGCAGGCCAATCCGGCCCGTGCCGCACAGGAACTGCCGCGCGCACTGATGACACGAACCAACTTCATTCCCGGCGTGCGCCACCGACTCGGCTGGCGGGGAGTCCGCGACTGTGCCAAAGGGCAAGGAGGCCTAACGGTTCGGATCACGGGCATGGACGGCGTCTATGGATTGAAACTCCTCAATTTTTCGGAAACACCTACCATGGGGTACGCGACATTTCATCTGACCTATTTTCCGACCGCAACCGAATCATTGATCGAATCCTTCAGTATTCAAGCCGGCTTGATCGCTCATGAAAACGACTATCTCGACCGAATCCGGGAATTCCCCCTGTTCCCCGACATGACCGCCCTGTTCGGCGTCGGTGTGCTGGAAGCCTGTTTCCACTCCGAAGAATCCGGAATATCCCTGACGCTGACGGCACCGGAAAACGACATCGTGATCGCACAGGACGGAGTCGTGCTCGACACACCAACCGGCCCGATCCATGCCGTTGCCCCCGGAGCAGAAGACCAGCGGCTTCCAGCGTGGGATATAGCCATCCCCTTCTTCAACGCCCTGGCCGCATCCGCATCATATTGCCTGCAAACCGCCCCGAAATCCCTGATCCGACAAACGCGTCAGGCCATGCTGCGGACCTATGGCAATCACACCAGTCTCCACAGCACTCCAGCCCCGGATATCCAGGACCTGCGCCTTGGACTGGGGTGGCACTGCCCGGTTCCGGAATCTCCGGAATTCGATACGCCGGATACCCGCTGGACCGCCCCGGAAACCATGCCGGAGACCTTTGCCGACGCGCCATGGCTGTCCTCCGAGCTGCCCGGAGCATCAAACAGCCTCGACAAACGGACCATGGGCATCACGGAACGTCCACAACTGATTGTCCTGACCGGCTTCCTCGGATCGGGCAAAACCACATTTCTGGCTCGATTCATTGAAGAACAGGCTGGCAAAAACCATTTTGTGGCGGTTATCCAAAATGAAATCGGTCAAAAAGGATTGGATGGGAAATTGCTTGGTCAAACGTATGCGGTCACCGAAGTGGACGAAGGCTGCGTCTGCTGCACTCTGGCTGGCAGTCTGCGATCCGCCCTGTCCGGTATTCTTTCCGAATTCCAACCTGATTTCGTGGTTCTGGAAACAACTGGCCTTGCCAATCCGGCCAATCTGCTTTCGGAACTGGCGGACCTCGATGACCTGTTGAATTTCGCATCCGTGACCACGGTCCTCGACGCTGCCGGGGCCGAACACACACTTGCCGAATTCGAAGTGGCCCGCAGTCAAGTCAGACTGGCTGACGTCCTGCTCATCAACAAGATCGATCGCGTCAACGAAGCAACCGTGGCAGCCCTCAAACACACGCTCCGAGCACTGAATCCATCTGGAGATCTGCATTGCATGACCAACGGCGACATTCAATCTACCCTGCTGTACGGCGTCAACTTCCGCAAAAAACTCCGTCGTCCGACTCCACACATTGCCCCCATGACGCACCATGCGACCCATGAAGACGACCATATCCACAGCGCACTGATTTCTCTGGACACCCCCATTGATCGCGGCCGCTTTGAACGATGCGTGACCGCCCTGCCCGATCAGATTCTTCGGGCCAAAGGCGTGGTCCGATTTCATGACGCTCAGGAACCGGAAATATTCCAATACGTCCCAGGGTCACACACCCTAATCCCCGCCGACCAACCGCACACGGACTGTTTTCTCGTGCTGATCGGGCAAAACGCCACTGATGTTGCCAAACACGTTCAAACAACCATTATCCGCTAG
- a CDS encoding HAD family phosphatase, protein MNMKYPGAVLFDMDGVIFDSEPIHERIFIEYAAELGFVCPPEEYRHLIGTSSVTQWRLMKEKHHLPDAPQALSDEKMAHYKTFLAASSGLRPISGIPTLLNDLTMHDIPFALASSNTTDVIEATLKAIGLHTVITTIVGGNDVPQAKPAPDIFLLAAKKLKVPPKDCLVIEDSTNGILAARRAGMRSLGFNNPNSPGQQLHTADFECSSLEGLTVNELCHIFTHPPK, encoded by the coding sequence ATGAACATGAAATATCCAGGGGCGGTTCTCTTTGACATGGACGGTGTCATCTTTGATTCGGAGCCCATTCACGAACGCATCTTCATCGAATACGCAGCGGAACTCGGTTTTGTCTGCCCACCGGAAGAATATCGCCACCTCATCGGCACATCCAGTGTGACGCAATGGCGGTTGATGAAAGAAAAACACCATCTGCCAGACGCTCCACAGGCCTTGTCTGATGAAAAAATGGCGCACTACAAGACCTTTCTCGCGGCTTCATCGGGATTACGGCCCATATCAGGGATTCCCACCCTGCTCAACGATCTGACAATGCACGACATCCCCTTTGCTCTGGCCTCGTCCAACACCACGGACGTTATCGAAGCGACACTCAAAGCCATCGGACTGCACACTGTCATCACGACAATCGTGGGTGGTAACGATGTACCGCAGGCCAAACCCGCCCCGGACATCTTCCTGCTTGCGGCGAAAAAGTTAAAAGTTCCCCCAAAGGACTGTCTGGTCATCGAAGATTCGACCAACGGCATTCTGGCTGCCAGACGTGCTGGAATGCGCAGTCTCGGTTTCAATAATCCCAATTCACCGGGCCAACAATTACACACAGCCGATTTTGAATGTTCCAGCCTCGAAGGGCTGACAGTAAATGAACTCTGTCATATTTTCACACATCCACCTAAATAA
- the ugpC gene encoding sn-glycerol-3-phosphate ABC transporter ATP-binding protein UgpC, with amino-acid sequence MSDIQLKNIDKSFGKVKVLHDVNMDVKDGEFVVFVGPSGCGKSTLLRVIAGLEKVSAGKISIDNTTVNDVQPRERGIAMVFQSYALYPHMTVYKNMSFGLKLKKHDKQEIDRRVRQAAETLQLTKYLNRRPAELSGGQRQRVAIGRAIVRKPKVFLFDEPLSNLDAALRVQTRIEIAKLHKKLEATIIYVTHDQVEAMTLADKIVVLHDGRVEQVGAPLELYNAPANRFVAGFIGSPKMNFLNGIVKSVREKTVTIEFSGNRHISITHPNPGTEKNAVTVGIRPEHLILSSPEKSLLRAEVDVVERLGDVSYLYCTLSDGTAIIASTPGTSGATTGDHIHLTARIEKIHVFGSDGTAWKK; translated from the coding sequence ATGTCAGACATTCAATTGAAAAATATCGATAAATCATTCGGCAAAGTCAAAGTGCTTCATGATGTGAACATGGACGTCAAAGACGGAGAGTTCGTGGTTTTTGTCGGCCCGTCCGGCTGTGGGAAATCCACGCTGCTCAGAGTCATTGCCGGGCTGGAAAAGGTCTCCGCAGGAAAAATCTCCATTGATAACACCACGGTCAACGACGTACAGCCCCGGGAACGAGGCATTGCCATGGTCTTTCAGTCATACGCCCTCTACCCGCACATGACCGTCTACAAGAACATGTCTTTCGGGCTGAAACTCAAGAAACATGACAAACAGGAAATCGACCGCCGAGTCCGACAGGCTGCCGAGACGCTCCAACTGACCAAATACCTGAACCGCCGCCCAGCCGAACTTTCTGGCGGGCAGCGACAACGAGTGGCAATTGGCCGCGCCATTGTCCGCAAGCCCAAAGTCTTTCTGTTTGACGAACCGCTCTCCAACCTTGACGCCGCACTCAGAGTCCAGACCCGAATCGAAATCGCCAAACTCCACAAGAAACTTGAAGCGACCATCATTTATGTGACACACGATCAGGTGGAAGCCATGACACTGGCCGACAAAATCGTGGTACTTCACGATGGACGCGTGGAACAGGTCGGCGCACCATTGGAGTTATACAACGCTCCGGCCAATCGATTCGTGGCGGGATTCATCGGCTCACCCAAAATGAATTTTCTCAATGGAATCGTGAAATCAGTCAGGGAAAAGACGGTTACCATCGAATTTTCGGGCAACAGGCACATTTCGATCACCCATCCCAATCCGGGAACCGAAAAAAACGCAGTCACTGTCGGCATCAGACCCGAACACCTCATCCTCTCATCACCCGAAAAAAGCCTTCTCCGGGCTGAAGTGGACGTGGTCGAACGTCTGGGGGATGTCAGCTATCTCTACTGTACACTTTCTGATGGAACCGCGATCATCGCCAGCACTCCGGGAACGAGTGGCGCGACAACAGGGGATCACATCCATCTGACCGCCAGAATTGAAAAAATTCATGTATTCGGTTCAGATGGAACAGCCTGGAAGAAGTAG
- a CDS encoding ROK family transcriptional regulator, whose amino-acid sequence MHKFKEQKMTVANKELMRAINRDNVLRTIRVQGNITRKEIARQTGLGQSTVTDITAALLQENLLLEKSAPGNHTGRPPFHLSLNPDGTFVVGAYIAARKISVVVINLEAHVLGSHATLLDETATTPARIADLVAEAVKTCCTRFGFIPDDISGLGLGIPGLVNSDKGMIHFHPGFNKGFDWSNVPFKDLVEKRTGFQTFIENSSNTLAIFEHWFGAAQGIENFFVTTLEHGIGLGLYVNGTLVRGWQGIAGEFGHVRGNCRESVCRCGMKGCLEAEASPHAILEEAREAAKHGAWHPKSTPLTLETVIRAAQNGEQVLIDIFDRAGTILGQRLTDLTRILNPETILITGKNDLAEKMLFTPLSHAMAACNSEVFGTMPHLVFRPWREENYARGAGALVLQKLHQNCAL is encoded by the coding sequence ATGCACAAATTCAAGGAGCAAAAAATGACGGTGGCCAACAAGGAACTCATGCGCGCCATCAACCGGGACAACGTCCTCCGGACAATCAGAGTGCAGGGAAACATCACCCGCAAGGAAATTGCACGCCAAACAGGGTTGGGACAATCCACTGTCACAGACATTACGGCTGCCCTGCTGCAAGAGAACCTGCTTCTCGAAAAATCCGCGCCGGGCAACCACACAGGTCGTCCCCCCTTCCACCTTTCACTCAATCCGGATGGGACCTTTGTTGTGGGAGCATATATAGCCGCTCGAAAGATTAGTGTTGTCGTCATCAACCTCGAAGCGCACGTCCTCGGGTCACACGCGACCCTCTTGGACGAGACTGCGACCACCCCCGCACGAATCGCTGACTTGGTAGCCGAAGCCGTTAAGACCTGTTGTACCCGATTCGGTTTCATACCCGACGACATCTCCGGTCTCGGCCTCGGCATCCCCGGACTGGTCAATTCCGACAAAGGCATGATTCACTTTCACCCCGGCTTCAACAAAGGCTTTGACTGGTCAAATGTCCCATTCAAGGATTTGGTGGAAAAACGGACCGGATTCCAGACATTCATTGAAAACAGCTCCAATACACTGGCCATTTTCGAACACTGGTTTGGCGCGGCTCAGGGCATTGAGAACTTTTTTGTGACCACCCTCGAACACGGCATCGGCCTTGGATTGTACGTCAATGGGACACTCGTTCGAGGATGGCAGGGCATTGCCGGAGAATTCGGACACGTCAGAGGCAACTGTCGTGAATCCGTATGCCGATGCGGTATGAAAGGCTGTTTGGAAGCGGAGGCCTCACCTCACGCCATACTTGAAGAAGCGAGAGAAGCGGCCAAACACGGGGCATGGCACCCAAAATCAACGCCCCTCACTCTGGAAACCGTCATCCGGGCAGCGCAAAACGGCGAACAGGTGCTCATCGATATCTTTGATCGAGCCGGAACTATTCTCGGCCAACGCCTCACCGACCTGACCCGTATCCTGAACCCGGAAACCATCCTCATTACCGGGAAAAACGATCTGGCCGAAAAAATGCTTTTCACCCCGCTCTCCCATGCCATGGCAGCGTGCAATTCAGAGGTATTCGGCACCATGCCACACCTTGTCTTCCGGCCATGGCGTGAAGAAAATTACGCCCGGGGAGCGGGTGCGCTCGTCCTGCAAAAACTCCATCAAAACTGCGCACTGTAA
- a CDS encoding GntR family transcriptional regulator: MKKKELALKELGQIIQDMKIKAGERLPPERELVKRLNISRNTLRSILHALEARGLVSIRPGSGCYLRIGISPAHDNPLELNLSPEKAMADQLEAAFMLLPIVAEHAAHHIGARHLEELKQCSVNISRSIFQKSAERVWNESLTFFRLVAVGTGNDFLVRTVEQVCSTDMATYDIFFTLRREEREAIFADHIKLLHALQARDGDWARSITANYFLRMCNILEEREQVPMTDLVYRSLREKAEQDQKDTLWHT; this comes from the coding sequence ATGAAAAAGAAAGAGTTGGCTCTCAAGGAACTCGGACAAATCATTCAGGACATGAAAATCAAGGCGGGTGAACGGCTTCCTCCTGAACGGGAGCTGGTCAAACGACTGAACATCAGTCGAAATACCCTCCGAAGCATTTTGCACGCGCTCGAAGCCAGAGGCCTGGTTTCCATCCGCCCCGGCAGCGGGTGCTATCTCCGCATCGGCATTTCCCCGGCCCACGACAATCCGCTCGAACTCAATCTCAGCCCGGAAAAGGCCATGGCCGATCAATTGGAAGCGGCCTTCATGCTCCTGCCCATCGTGGCAGAACATGCGGCCCACCACATCGGCGCACGCCATCTCGAAGAACTCAAGCAATGCAGTGTCAATATATCCCGGTCCATCTTTCAAAAATCGGCTGAACGTGTCTGGAATGAAAGCCTGACATTTTTCCGGCTCGTGGCCGTGGGCACAGGTAATGATTTCCTCGTCCGCACGGTCGAACAGGTCTGCTCCACGGACATGGCGACCTACGACATTTTTTTTACGCTGCGACGCGAGGAACGCGAAGCCATTTTCGCGGATCACATCAAATTGTTGCACGCGCTCCAAGCCCGAGATGGGGACTGGGCCAGGTCCATCACCGCCAATTATTTCCTCAGAATGTGCAACATCCTCGAAGAACGGGAACAGGTCCCCATGACCGACCTGGTCTACCGTTCACTGCGAGAAAAAGCGGAGCAGGACCAAAAGGACACCCTATGGCACACCTGA
- a CDS encoding TSUP family transporter, whose product MTEKYALMDQLIPSISTDPRIEEIVAAESAWRKDVAKEFPKIVHPDGHESFCRYLGCELETYSITTMDAYETCVRTAQDTKENLVQQRYDLLMSKLGHGSLKKYARHLNTPPLGRRRNHPMPDPIYIMVFCAWLVGGFVSGVSGIGGALVAVPVAAMFIPMHDLIPLSCILNVIMDGCIACMHFRHCRVSALWPMLVGSLPGAILGLFILQLVSGAILQGAVGLLLLYYVYWQQTFQVKTVHKESWGRGGAAGFGAGLLGTAISFDGPPVGAYGLYVNWSPRAFLGTLGVFFVIRGTMTCALQASAGMYTPALFNYVLYGIPATILGTLCAFPVVKHINVETFRRVLMVVITLAGIVCLGRSFL is encoded by the coding sequence ATGACCGAAAAATACGCACTCATGGATCAATTAATCCCCTCCATCAGTACAGACCCACGCATCGAAGAAATTGTCGCAGCGGAAAGCGCATGGCGAAAAGACGTTGCCAAAGAATTCCCGAAAATTGTCCACCCCGACGGGCATGAAAGCTTTTGCCGCTATCTTGGCTGCGAACTAGAGACCTACTCGATAACAACCATGGACGCCTATGAAACATGCGTCCGCACCGCACAAGACACCAAAGAGAATCTGGTCCAACAACGATACGACCTGCTCATGAGCAAACTGGGGCACGGCTCACTCAAAAAATATGCAAGACACCTGAACACCCCCCCTCTCGGGAGACGGAGAAATCATCCAATGCCTGATCCAATATACATCATGGTCTTCTGCGCATGGCTTGTCGGCGGCTTTGTCTCCGGCGTCAGCGGCATTGGAGGAGCCTTGGTTGCGGTTCCCGTGGCAGCCATGTTCATCCCCATGCACGACCTCATTCCGCTCAGTTGCATTCTGAATGTCATCATGGATGGATGTATCGCGTGTATGCACTTTCGACACTGCCGCGTGTCAGCCCTCTGGCCAATGCTGGTCGGATCACTGCCCGGGGCCATTCTCGGTCTGTTTATCCTGCAACTCGTTTCCGGAGCCATTTTGCAGGGAGCGGTTGGACTGCTGCTCCTCTATTATGTCTATTGGCAACAGACATTCCAGGTCAAAACAGTCCACAAGGAATCCTGGGGACGCGGTGGCGCCGCCGGGTTCGGAGCTGGATTACTGGGAACAGCCATCTCATTCGATGGCCCCCCGGTCGGAGCATACGGGCTGTATGTCAATTGGAGCCCCAGGGCCTTTCTGGGAACACTCGGCGTCTTCTTCGTTATCAGAGGCACCATGACCTGTGCCTTACAGGCTTCGGCAGGCATGTATACACCGGCGTTATTCAACTATGTACTGTATGGCATTCCAGCCACAATTCTAGGGACTCTCTGCGCTTTCCCCGTCGTCAAACACATCAATGTCGAAACCTTCAGACGCGTTCTCATGGTGGTCATCACCCTCGCAGGCATTGTCTGTCTCGGCCGTTCTTTTTTGTAA
- a CDS encoding Fur family transcriptional regulator — translation MKTPQDVFADYLANENLKMTPQRRLILDTLLKHDNHLSSEELYAKVKKRDSSVGQATVYRTLKLLSDSGLVEPLDFADGVTRYEPCYGKDHHDHLICEKCGKNIEILDEVIEQRQEELAAKHGFTLLRHKMYLYGLCPDCSK, via the coding sequence ATGAAAACCCCGCAAGATGTTTTTGCAGACTATCTGGCAAATGAAAATCTCAAGATGACTCCCCAGCGGCGTCTCATTTTGGACACCCTCCTCAAACACGATAACCATTTATCTTCCGAGGAGTTATACGCAAAAGTCAAAAAAAGAGACAGCTCAGTTGGTCAGGCAACGGTCTATAGGACGCTCAAGCTCCTCAGTGATTCTGGGCTGGTTGAACCGCTCGACTTCGCCGATGGTGTCACGCGTTATGAGCCGTGCTATGGCAAAGATCATCACGATCATCTGATTTGTGAAAAGTGCGGGAAAAATATCGAAATCCTCGACGAGGTCATTGAGCAGCGCCAAGAGGAACTTGCCGCCAAGCATGGGTTTACCCTGCTCAGACATAAAATGTATCTCTATGGACTGTGTCCGGACTGTTCGAAATAG
- a CDS encoding twin-arginine translocation signal domain-containing protein, protein MSDNMKRRDFLKGAATGVGVGLLGAMGLYSYSSVRKGHFPTTERKMTDIGTCRSVKVTNITETSWFDNGVLMGDIKGAGGLLVNQYDYNWPPFGNGKGLGKGSYEEGIEKIKHLLPNRLDEAWEIIEGNSVHPENAGGYAALVEVEEMSGNKRKFLLDVGWSYKWCDECFKREGIDTMLENKEIEALFFSHEHFDHFWGLPVALKYDPDITIYIPEGFYPEGLQYIKDCGHTGKLITVKNGLNPVIPGMASYVFAIPIICRVYGEQSLYFNVADKGLVSVTGCCHQGIIRFAETAYNEIKYENDNCHGIYGGLHISPFDDWDPKYDDLVISLGDYGFERIGCNHCTGVLCAKKFIAAGYPVVEGTAKFRSKDKAYLGNGDTITFG, encoded by the coding sequence ATGTCAGACAATATGAAACGACGCGACTTCCTGAAGGGAGCCGCAACTGGTGTCGGTGTTGGACTGCTCGGAGCCATGGGCCTGTATTCATACTCGTCCGTGCGCAAGGGGCACTTCCCCACCACCGAACGGAAAATGACGGATATCGGGACGTGCAGAAGCGTCAAGGTCACCAATATCACGGAAACAAGCTGGTTTGATAACGGCGTGTTGATGGGTGATATCAAAGGCGCAGGCGGATTGCTCGTCAATCAGTATGACTACAATTGGCCCCCGTTCGGTAACGGAAAGGGGCTTGGCAAAGGATCATACGAAGAAGGCATCGAAAAGATCAAACACCTGCTCCCAAACCGGTTGGACGAGGCGTGGGAGATCATCGAAGGCAATTCGGTTCATCCTGAAAATGCCGGTGGTTATGCGGCCCTGGTAGAAGTCGAGGAAATGAGCGGCAACAAGCGCAAATTCCTCCTCGACGTGGGCTGGTCCTATAAATGGTGTGACGAATGCTTCAAACGGGAAGGCATCGACACGATGTTGGAAAACAAGGAAATCGAAGCCCTTTTCTTCTCCCACGAGCACTTCGACCACTTCTGGGGACTCCCTGTTGCCCTCAAGTACGACCCGGATATCACCATCTACATCCCGGAAGGCTTCTACCCGGAAGGATTGCAGTACATCAAGGACTGCGGCCATACGGGCAAACTCATCACGGTCAAGAACGGCCTGAATCCGGTCATCCCGGGCATGGCGAGCTATGTCTTTGCCATCCCCATCATCTGCCGGGTGTACGGGGAGCAATCCCTGTACTTCAATGTGGCGGACAAGGGACTGGTCAGCGTCACTGGCTGCTGCCATCAGGGCATCATCCGTTTTGCGGAAACCGCCTACAACGAAATAAAATACGAAAACGACAACTGCCACGGCATCTACGGGGGATTGCACATCTCGCCCTTTGATGACTGGGACCCCAAATATGACGATTTAGTCATCTCACTGGGCGACTACGGCTTTGAGCGCATCGGTTGCAACCATTGCACCGGCGTCCTCTGCGCCAAGAAGTTCATCGCCGCCGGATATCCGGTTGTCGAAGGGACTGCCAAATTCCGCTCAAAGGACAAGGCGTACCTCGGAAACGGGGATACCATTACCTTTGGGTAA